A stretch of DNA from Oryzomicrobium terrae:
GCCGCCCGGGGCGCCCTCGGCCCCCTGCTCGATGCGGCGCCGGCCCACCTGACCATCGCCAACCGCACCGTGGCCCGGGCTGAGGAGCTGGCCGCCCTGGTGGTGGCGAGCCATCCGGCGGCGGCGGTGGATGCCTGCAGCTTCGCCGCCCTGGCCGGTCGCCAGTACGACGTGGTGATCAATGCCACCAGCGCCAGCCTGCAGGGCGAGCCGGTACCCCTGCCGGCAGGCCTGTACGCCCCCGGCGCGGCGGCCTACGACATGATGTACGGCAGCGAGACGCCCTTCCTCGCCCAGGCCCGCCGGCTGGGTGCCAGCGTGCTGGCCGACGGGCTGGGCATGCTGGTGGAACAGGCGGCGGAGGCCTTCGCCCTGTGGCGCGGGGTGCGCCCGGACACCGCCGCCGTGCGCCGTCTGCTGCGCCCGGCCTGAGGCGCCCGCCCCATGCGCGTTATCCTGCGCTGGCTGAAGCGTGCCGTGCTGGCCGTGATCGCCCTGGTGCTGGGCTATCAGCTGTGGCTGTTCGGCTGGGTGCTGTGGTGGAGCTGGGCCAACCCGGACATGACCCGCTTCATGGAAATCCGCCTGGCCGAGTTGCGCCTCAAGGACCCCAAGGCCCAGCTGAAGAAGCAGTGGGTCGATTACGCGCGCATCTCGCCCAATCTCAAGCGCGCCATCATCGCCGCCGAGGACGCCAAGTTCGTGGACCACGAGGGCTTCGACTGGGAAGGCATCCAGAAGGCCATCGAGAAGAACCAGCGGCGCGGCAAGGTGGTGGCCGGCGGCTCCACCATCTCCCAGCAACTGGCCAAGAACCTCTTCCTCAGTCCGGCCAAGACGCCCTGGCGCAAGGCCGAGGAGGCCGTCATCACCCTGATGATCGAAGCCACCTGGGACAAGCGGCGCATCTTCGAGGTCTACCTCAACGTCATCGAATGGGGCAACGGCGTGTTCGGCGCCGAGGCCGCCGCCCGCCACTACTACGGCATCTCCGCCGCCCAACTGGGCAGCGACCAGGCGGCCCGGCTGGCCGGCATGGTGCCCAACCCGCGCTTCTATGACCGCAACCGGGGCGCCCCGGGGCTGGGGCGCAAGGCGGCGATCATCCAGGTGCGCATGCCGGCGGCAGAAATCCCCTGATCCCGGCACGGCGCCGCCAGCCCGTCGGCCGACCGCGGATCGCCGCACCACCACGGCCAAACCCCGCGCCAATACTCGATCTCCAGGCAGGCCATCTGGAAAGCCGCGCCATTCCTTGATCTCCGGGCACCCCTATCCAAGAACGCCAAACGACGTGCCCTTGCGGGCAGCGGACTGTCAAAAAATTGACCTCGACCGGGTGCTAGAATCGTGAGCAGCCCCGGCTCTGCGCCCCCCTCCCGCCGCCGGATTCGCCCCCCTTCCCCAGCAGGCCCGCCATGCCGCCATCCGACAACGATCACGAGTTGACGCCCATGGGGGATGCGGACGCCCTGCAGGCGCGCCTGGCCGAGGTGCAGACCCTGCTGGCGCGGCACCGCCTGGTGGAGGATCTGGTGCATCGCCAGGAAATGCCCCGCCACGACCTGGTCGAGTCCCTGGTGCACAAGCGCCACCTGGCCGAGCTGCGCGGCAAGCTCGACAAGATGCACCCGGCGGACATCGCCACCATCCTCGAAGCCCTGCCCCTGCCCGACCGCCTGATGGTCTGGAACCTGGTCAAGGCCGAGCGCGACGGCGAGATCCTGCTCGAGGTCTCGGACGCGGTACGGGAAACCCTGATTGCCTCGATGGCCCCGGCCGAACTGACGGCGGCGGCCCAGACCCTGGACGCCGACGAGCTGGCCGACCTGGCCCCGGACCTGCCCCGGGAGGTGGTGCAGAGCCTGTTCCAGACCCTGCCCCATGAGGAACGGGAGCAGCTGCGCGCTGCCCTGTCCTACCCGGAAGGCACGGTGGGGGCGCTGATGGATTTCGACATGGTGACGGTGCGCGAGGACGTCACCCTGGAAGTGGTGTTCCGCTACCTGCGCCGCTTCGACGCCCTGCCCGATCACACCGACCAGCTGTTCGTGGTGGACCGCAACGACGTGCTGCAGGGGGTGCTGTCCCTGTCGCGCCTGCTCGTCTCCGAGCCGGAAACCGAAGTCACCGCGGTGATGCGCAGCGACACCCTGCGCTTTACCCCCCACGACCCGGCCGACGACGCGGCCGAGGCCTTCGACCGCTACGACCTGGTCTCGGCCCCGGTGGTGGACGCCGAGGGCAAGCTGGTGGGGCGCTTGGATGTGGCCGCCGTGCTCGACTACTTCCGCGAGGAGAGCGAAAGCGAACAACTGGCCCAGGCCGGTCTGCGCGAGGAGGAGGACATCTTCGCCCCGGTGTGGAATTCGGTGAAGAACCGCTGGGCCTGGCTGGCCATCAACCTGGTGACGGCCTTCATCGCCTCCCGGGTGATCGGCCTGTTCGAGGGCTCCATCGAGAAGCTGGTGGCCCTGGCCGCCCTGATGCCGATCGTCGCCGGCATCGGCGGCAATTCGGGCAACCAGACCATCACCATGATCGTGCGCGCCATCGCCCTCGGCCAGCTCTCGCCGGACCACGCGCGGCGCCTCTACCGCAAGGAACTGGGAGTCTCCCTGATCAACGGCCTGGTCTGGGGGGGGTTGCTCGGGGTGCTCGCCTGGGCGCTCTACGGTTCCCTGGCGCTGGGGCTGGTGATGACCTCGGCGATGACCCTCAACCTGCTGCTGGCGGCCACCGTCGGCGTGGCCATTCCGGTCACCCTGGCGCGCCTCGGGCGCGATCCGGCGGTGGGCTCCAGCGTCATGATCACCGCCGTCACCGACTCCGGCGGCTTCTTCATCTTCCTCGGCCTGGCCACCCTGTTCCTGCTCTGAGGCCCGGCCACAGCCGGGTCGGGCGGCCCCGCGCTCAGGCGGCCTTGGCGGCCCGGGCCTGTTCCAGACGCACCAGGGCGTCGTCCACGATGTCGTCCAGGTCCTGCTCGGCCAGGCCGAAGAAGGTGCAGGCCGCATGCTTGCCCTTGAGCCACTCGGCCTCGTCGTTGACCCGCAGGAACAGGTTCACGATCCGTTCCGCCAGCAGGTTGAGGGCGATCAGGGTGCACGTCTCGTCCGGCAAGCCCGCCTCGTGATCCAGGGAGACGAAGTCGTGGTGCGACAGGATGGCCTGGCAGATGACGTCGGAGAGGCCCCACTGGCGGGCGAACAGATAACCGACCACGGCGTGGTTGGTACCGTAGGCGGCATCCTCGACCTGGGTGTAGCGCAGCCCCTCGGTGGCGTTGGCGCGCTTCAGCACGTCCTTGTAATCGGCATACTTCTGCATCAGCAGCGGCATGCCGCAGTCGCGGAACAGGCCGAAGCTGTAGGCCGTCTCCCGGGACGTGCCGGGCAGTTGGGCGGCCAGCATGGCGCATACCGTCGCGGTATAGGCGGCGCTGTCCCAGAAGCGTGCCATGGCGGGGGGGCGCTCGCCGGCCGCCTGAATATTGCGCACCAGTTGGTTGATCACCAGGTTGAAGACATTCTTCAACCCGAGCAGGCTCAGGGCCTCGTTGACCGAGCCGACCTGGCGCCCACCAAACAGGGGGGAGTTGGCGATCTTCAACACCCCGGCAGCCAGGGCCACGTCCTGGTTGATCAGGCGGCTGACCCGCGGCAGGCTGACCGCCTCGTGCTCCATTTCGCGGGAAAGCTGGTTGAGGATGGCCGGACAAGGGGGAATCTGGACCCCTTTGAGGAGCGTGTCGATCTGGCGTTCGTCGATGGCGGGCATGGGCAACACAGGCTGAAAAATCGCGGATGCGGCAAGCAAGGGGCCGGCACGGCGCCGGGCCATGCCGCTGGCAAGGCGCAACCCTAGCACCGAAGGGGTGGCAAAGGGAATAGAAAGGCGGGAAATGGATCGCCCGGCAGCCGGGTAAACGCCAATGGGGCGCGTCGCGACGCGCCCCGTTGGCCGATACGACGGCAGTTGGCGGCTTGCCTGGATCAGGCGCGCAAGGCCGGCGACGGCGGGAGGGCGCAGGCCAGCCGGTATTCCTCGGCCAGCCGGGCGGCTAGTGCGGCCACCGTGGGCACATCGTGGATGGTGGCGACGCCGTGGCCGGCGCTCCACACGTCGCGCCAGGCCTTGGCTTCCTCGCCGTAGTCGTGGTTGGCCGGCTTGCCGCCGGCAGCCAGGCTTTCCTGGGTGTAGCCGGCCTTCTCCAGGCTGGGCCAGAGGAAGTTGGCGTTGGTGCCGGAGACGGCCGGGGTATAGACGATGTCGCGGGGCCCGGCGGTGGTCAGCATGTCCTTGTAGGCCGGCTGGGCCATGGACTCCTGGGTGGCGATGAAGCGGGTGCCCATGTAGGCGAAGTCGGCGCCGAGCACTTCGGCGGCGCGGATGCTGGCGCCGTCGGAAATGGCGCCGCCCAGGATCAGGGTGCCGTTCCAGAACTCGCGGATCTCGCGGATCAGGGCGAAGGGGCTTTGCGTGCCGGCGTGGCCGCCGGCGCCGGCGCCCACGGCGATGATGCCGTCCACCCCGGCCTCGATGGCCTTCTTGGCGTGGTAGGCGTGGATCACGTCGGAGAACACCACACCGCCGTAGGCATGCACCGCTTCCACCACCGGCGCCGGGTTGCCCAGGCTGGTGATGACGAAGGGCACCTTGTGCTTCACCACCAGGGCCAGGTCGTCGGCCAGGCGGGTGTTGGACGGATGCAGGATGAGGTTGACGCCGTAGGGGGCGTGGGTCTCGTCCAGAGTTTCGTTGAGCTGGCCGAACCAGGCGTCCAGGGTTTCCAGGGGCCGGGCGTTGAGGCTGGGGAACGAGGCGGCGACCCCGGCACGGCAGGCGGCGGACACCAAGTCCGGGCCGGACACGAGGAACATCGGGGCGACGATGGCAGGCACCGTCATCCGTCCGCGGAAGGCGGCGGGGATGGTCATGAAGCTGTCTCCAGATGGCAGTTTGTGGACGGTGCGAACACCGCTTCATCCCTCTGCCCGTTTTTTATGGCGACGCGCCGGTCTTGGCCGCCCGCTTCAATCGAACATGGTGCGGGCCGCTTCGAAACGCTCGGCGTAGTAGCGGGCGTCCAGACGGTCTACCCGGATTTTGCCACGGGAGTTGGGCGCGTGGACGAAGCGGTTGTCACCGATATAGATGCCGACGTGGGAGTAGGGCCGGTTGAGGGTATTGAAGAACACCAGGTCACCGGGGCGCAGGTCGGCACTGCCCACCGGACGGCCCTTCTGCGCCAGATCGGCGGCCGAACCGGTCAGGCGCAGCCCGGCGGCCCGGTCGTAGATGAAGCTGACCATGCCGCTGCAGTCGAGGCCGGCCTCCGGGTTCTTGCCGCCGAAACGATAGCCGGTATCGAGCAGTCCAAGGGCGTAGAACACCACCTCCTGCGCTTGGGGCACAAGTTCCCGGGAGGGCTGCGCTATAGTGGAGCGGGACGTTTCCCCGGGCCGGGGAGCAGGCCCGCTGCAGGCCGCCAGGCACAGTGCCACCAACCAGGGGGCGAGGCGCCAGGCCGAAGGGAAAAAATCGCGACAGACAAGACGATCGAAGGCCATAACGGAGCCGGACCTAGCCGGCGCTCTTAAAGTGGTTTGTTAATAATCTCGCCTACCCGACGGAAAAATCAAGTCATGAGCACCATTCTTTCTCTCCAAGACAGCCATTTGCTGCAACAGCTCGCCTACGTCGACGGCCAGTGGATCAGCGCCGACGACGAGGCCACTTTCCCCGTGACCAACCCGGCCAGCGGCACCGTACTGGCTCGGGTGCCGCGCTGCGGCAGCGCCGAAACCCAGCGCGCCATCGCCGCCGCCGAGGCCGCCTGGCCGGCCTGGCGTGCCCGCACCGCCAAGGAGCGGGGCCAGATCCTGCGTCGCTGGTTCGACCTGATGAATGCCCATGCCGAGGACTTGGCACAACTGATTACCGCCGAGGGCGGCAAACCCCTGGCCGAGGCCCGCGGCGAAGTGACCTACGCCGCCTCCTTCGTCGAGTGGTTCGCCGAGGAAGGCAAGCGCGCCTACGGCGAGACCATCCCCACCACCGCCCCGGACAAGCGCCTGGCGGTGATCAAGCAACCGATCGGGGTGGCCGCGGCGATCACGCCGTGGAACTTCCCCGCCGCCATGATCACCCGCAAGGTGGCCCCGGCCCTGGCCGCCGGCTGTCCGGTGGTGGTCAAACCGGCCGAACAGACGCCGCTCACCGCCTTGGCCCTGGCCGAATTGGCCGACCGGGCGGGCCTTCCCGCCGGAGTGTTCAACGTGGTCACCGGCGACGCTGCCGATGCGCCAGCCATCGGCGCGACCCTGACCGCCAGTCCGGTGGTACGCAAGCTGTCGTTCACCGGCTCCACCGAGGTCGGCCGGCTGCTCATGGCGCAGAGCGCGCCAACCCTGAAGAAACTGTCCCTGGAACTGGGCGGCAACGCTCCCTTCATCGTCTTCGACGACGCCGACGTAGACGCGGCCGTGGACGGGCTGATGGCCGCCAAGTACCGCAACACCGGCCAGACCTGCGTCTGCGCCAACCGGGTGCTGGTCCAGGAGGGCATCTACGCGCGCTTTGCGGCCGCCTTGGCCGACAAGGTGGCCCAGCTCCGGGTCGGTAACGGCGCCGAGGTCGGGGTACAGCAGGGGCCGTTGATCGACGGCGCCGGCCTGGCCAAGGTCGAGGAACTGGTGGCCGATGCCCTGGCCAAGGGGGCCCGCGTGCTGACCGGCGGCGCTCGGCTAGAGGACGCCTGGGCCCGGGACGGCCATTTCTTCCAGCCGACGGTGCTGGCCGAGGTGACCCCGGCGATGCGTCTGGCCCGGGAGGAAATCTTCGGCCCGGTGGCCCCGCTGTTCCGGTTCGCTAGCGAGGACGAGGCGGTGCGCCTGGCCAACGCCACCGAGTACGGTCTGGCCGCCTACTTCTACAGCCGCGACGTGGGCCGCTGCCACCGGGTATCCGAAGCCCTGGAATACGGCATGGTGGGGGTCAATACCGGCCTCATCTCCAACGAGGTGGCACCCTTCGGCGGGGTCAAGCAATCCGGCCTGGGCCGCGAGGGGGCCCATTACGGTCTGGAGGAATACCTGGAAGTGAAGTACGTGTGCACCAGCATCGCCTGATGCAGCCCTGCATATGGGCAACGAAAACGGGGGCCGCGGCCCCCGTTTTTTTATGGCGGCCTGCCCCAAGGCAAGCCCCGGCTTTCCTGGCCGGATCAGCCCCGGCCGCTACCGTGGCGGGCGTACCAGTCAAGCAGGCGCTTCCACCCCTCCTCGGCCTCGGCCTTGCGATAGCTGGGCCGGTAATCGGCATGAAAGGCGTGGCCGGCCTCGGGGAAGACGACAATGTCCGAACCGCTCTTGCCCTTCTTCAAGGCTCCTTTCATTTCCTCCACGTCGTCGAGGGGAATCCCCTGGTCCTTGCCGCCATAGAGGCCGAGCACCGGCACGGTCAGACCGGCGGCCAGATCGACAGGCTGCTTCGGGGCCAGGGCGCTGGGGGCGCCATCGACCTTGCCATACCAGGCCACCGCGGCGCGGAGGGTCGAGTTGTGGGCGGCGTACAACCAGGTGATGCGCCCCCCCCAGCAGAAGCCGGTCATGTACAGGCGCTTGGCGTCGCCGCCGTGGGCAGTGGCGAACTTCACCGCCGCGTCCAGGTCGCCCAGCACCTGGGCGTCCGGCACCTTGGCAACGATGCCATCGAGAATCTGCTGGACGTTGCTGATCTTGGTCGGATCGCCTTGACGCACGAACAGGTCCGGGGCGATGGCGAAGTAGCCCTGATGGGCCAGGCGCCGGCACACATCCTGGATGTAGTGGTGCACGCCGAAGATTTCCGAGGCCACCAGCACCACTGGGAACGGCCCCTTGCCTTCCGGGCGGGCATAGTAGGCCGGCACCGGGTGACGGTCGGCGCCGACCAGGGGCTCGATGCCGGTCACCAGCCCGTCCGGGGTGGTGTCGATGGCCGTCTGGGCCATCACCGGCTGGGTCGCCAGGGCAAAGCCGGCAGCAATGCTGCCGACCAGGAAGCCGCGCCGGCTGAAGCCGACCCGGGGCATCAGGCTGTCGAACTCGGTGCTGGTTTCTTTTTCAAGCATCGTCATCAGTGTTTCTCCTGGGGAAGGATGGGGATTCGGGTTGCGGGCCGCGCGGTTACGGCACTGCAACACAATTGTCATGGGGTTCGGAGGTATGATCGACCGGGATGGCTATCGCTGTCACTCTGTTACTGCGTAATTTTGACCTTCACCGCTCACTTCAGGGAAAACCATCGCCATGAACGCCCAGAACGGCTACGACATCGAAGACCTGCAACCCGGCATGAGCGCGAGCCTGGCCAAGACCGTCACCGAGGCGGACCTGATCCTGTTTTCCGGGGTGTCCATGGACACCAACCCGGTACACCTCAACGAGGAATACGCCAAGACCACCATGTTCGGCGGGCGCATCGCCCACGGCATGCTGTCCGCCGGATTCATTTCCGCCGTGCTGGCCAACAAGCTGCCTGGCCCCGGCACCATCTACCTGGGCCAGACCCTCAAGTTCAAGGCACCGGTGCGCCCCGGTGACACCGTCACCGCCACCATCACCGTCAAGGAGGTGGACGTGGCCAAGAAGCGCTGCGTGCTGCAGACCGTTTGCTCCGTCGCCGGCAAGACCGTCATCGAAGGCGAAGCCACCACCATGTGTACCAGCCGCGGCTGACTCCGGATTGACCTTGTAGCCCCCCTGGCAACACCTGGCACCGCCCCGACTGGGGCGGTGCCTCATTTCACCATAACGATATGGAGACATTCATGACCGCCCCCATCAGCCGCTTTTCCGTTCCTGCCCTCGCCGACCTGCCCGAGGACATCCGCACCAAGCTGCTCGCCGTGCAGGAGAAAGCCGGCTTCGTACCCAACGTATTTCTCACCCTGAGCCGCCGGCCCGACGAATTTCGCGCCTTCTTCGCCTACCACGACGCCCTGATGGAAAAGGACGGCGGCCTGACCAAGGCCGAGCGCGAGATGATCGTGGTCGCCACCTCCGGCGCCAACCAGTGCCAGTACTGCGTGGTGGCCCACGGCGCCATCCTGCGCATCCGCGCCAAGAATCCGCAGATCGCCGACCAGCTGGCGATCAACTACCGCAAGGCCGACATCACCCCGCGCCAGCGCGCCATGCTCGACTACGCCCTGAAGGTGGCCCTGCGCGCCCAGGAGGTGGACGACGCCGACCTCGCCGCCTTGCGCGAGCACGGCTTTGACGACGAGGACATCTGGGACATCGGCGCCATCGCCGCCTTCTTCGCCATGAGCAACCGGCTGGCCAACATGACCAGCATGCGGCCCAACGACGAGTTCTACCTGATGGGCCGGCTGCCCAAGGCCTGACCCCCACCCCACACCAGGGGCGTGTGACATTTTCCGCACCTGGGCCAACTTCCCCCACCTACCGGGTGGCGAGGTTGACCCAGGTCAGGCGGAAGGCGCCGGGGGGTGGCTATGCTTAACGTCATACTCCTACTTTTTTGCCCGCGCCCATCGCCCATGGTGTTCCACTCATCCCCCCACGGATCGGAAACCCCGGTCCTCCCCGACGACGTCATCATTACCAAGACCGATCCCCAGGGCCGTATCACCTACGCCAACCGTACTTTCATGCGCATCGTCGGCGCCCCTGAAGCGGCATTGCTGGGTCATCCGCACAACATCATCCGCCATCCGGACATGCCCCGGGGGGCCTTCCGCCTGATGTGGAAGACCCTAGCCGCCGGACACGAATTCTTTGCCGCGGTGAAGAACTGCACCGCCAGCGGCGGCTTTTACTGGGTCTTTGCCAACATCACCCCGGACTACGACGCGGCGGGCAAGCTGCAGGGCTACTTCTCGGTGCGCCGCCACCTGCGCGCCGAAGCTCGCACGGCGATCGAGCCGATCTACGCCCGGATGCGCGCCATCGAGCAGGAAGCAGGCAAACAGGCTGGCCCGGACCGTTCGATGGAATGGCTGGCCGGCGAACTGGCCAAGCTGGGCGTCAGCTACGAGCGCTTCGTCCTCGACCTGGCCGGTTTCGGCCTGGAGGGTGGCAAATGAACGCGCCCGCCTCCCGTCAGAACATCCCCTTCCTCAGCACCCAGCTGAAGCTGCTGCTGGTCTTTCTCAACGCCCTGGTGATCGCTGCGGTGGTCCTCGCCTATCTGGTACCCGACTGCCTGCTCGCCCTGGCGATCATCCCCGTGGTGGCCCTGACGATCACCGGCGTGGCCATCCGCGCCGCCCGACGGCCGTTCCGGGTGCTGATGGTGATTCATGAGCAACTGGCCCACGCTCGCCAGGGTGAACTGCACCACCGCGCCACGGAAACCCGGGGGCTGGGCGAAATCGGCCTGGTGGCCTGGGAGTTGAACGACCTGCTCGACCTGGTGGAAACCTACTTCAAGGAAATCAACACCTGCTTCCGCCGCGTCAGCGGTGGCGACTACAGCCGCCGCCCCATTGCCAGCGGCATGCCCGGCGTGTTTTCCATCTCCCTCGACAACGTCGCCAAGGCGGTCCAAGCCATGGGCGAAAATGACCGCTACGTGCGCCAGAACCGCCTGGCCTCGCGCCTGCACACCCTCAACACCGACAACCTGCGCGCCAACCTGGCCTCCAGCCAGACCGACCTGCAGCGCATCACCGAGGCCGTCGGTACGGTGGCCGACATCGCCCGCGAGAATGCCGATTCGGCCCGCACCAGCCTGGCCGTGAGCGCCGACCTGGGCGGTCACCTGGACACCATCGCCGCCACGGTGGCCACCGTCGGCGACGCGGCCGGCGCCCTGCGCCAGGAATGGCAAGGCATCGAACGGGCACTCACCGGCATTGCCGCCATCGCCGAACAGACCAACCTGCTAGCCCTCAACGCGGCCATCGAAGCCGCCCGGGCCGGCGAGGCCGGGCGTGGCTTCGCCGTAGTGGCCGACGAGGTGACCAAGCTGGCCAGCCGCAGCAAGAACACGGTGGACGATGTGCAAAAGGTGCTCGGCACCTTGTCGGCACGCATCGAAGCGATGAACAGCGAGGCCGGCAGCGCCGGCTCGGTAGCCGGGACCGTGCGCGCCGCGGTGGAAGACTTCCGCCAGCGCTTCGCCCGGGTGGCGGAGACCTCCGCCGAAGTGATCGACCGGGTCGCCGGCGTGGAAGACCGGGCCCTGGTATCGCTGATGAAGGTGGACCGGGTGGTCTTCAAGCAGGAGGCCTATCACGCCCTGGCCGACGGCAGCAGCCACGTCCTGAGCGATGCCGAAGATTGCCGCCTGGCCCAGTGGATGAACAGCGAAGGGCGCAACCGCTTCGGCCACCAGCCCGCCTTCAACGCCCTGGCCGCCCCGCAGCGGGCGATGCACCACGAAGCCAGCCTGGCCGTAGCCGCCCTGGCGGACAACGACGACGAGCGGGTGGTGCAGCAGATGGGCAAGGTTGAAGCCGCCAGCCGCGACCTGCTCGCCCTGCTCGACCGCCTCGCCGACGAAGGCCACGCCCGGGCAGCCGCGCGACCGGCCTGAGCGCCCGGGCAGCATCACGCCGCACTACGAAACACGCCCCGGTGGACAACCACCGGGGCGTTTGCATTTGCTGACCCTTGAACGCCTGGGACGGGCCCGGAGCCCTCACGGCAGCAATGTGTCGTACTGTCCCCATCGCGAAGACCCCGCGACATCCGCCGCCGCAATGGCCTCACTTCCGGACGCACTAGGCGGATGCAGCAGCGAGGGCCTCGGCGCTTCCCAA
This window harbors:
- a CDS encoding methyl-accepting chemotaxis protein; its protein translation is MNAPASRQNIPFLSTQLKLLLVFLNALVIAAVVLAYLVPDCLLALAIIPVVALTITGVAIRAARRPFRVLMVIHEQLAHARQGELHHRATETRGLGEIGLVAWELNDLLDLVETYFKEINTCFRRVSGGDYSRRPIASGMPGVFSISLDNVAKAVQAMGENDRYVRQNRLASRLHTLNTDNLRANLASSQTDLQRITEAVGTVADIARENADSARTSLAVSADLGGHLDTIAATVATVGDAAGALRQEWQGIERALTGIAAIAEQTNLLALNAAIEAARAGEAGRGFAVVADEVTKLASRSKNTVDDVQKVLGTLSARIEAMNSEAGSAGSVAGTVRAAVEDFRQRFARVAETSAEVIDRVAGVEDRALVSLMKVDRVVFKQEAYHALADGSSHVLSDAEDCRLAQWMNSEGRNRFGHQPAFNALAAPQRAMHHEASLAVAALADNDDERVVQQMGKVEAASRDLLALLDRLADEGHARAAARPA